One Salvia splendens isolate huo1 chromosome 12, SspV2, whole genome shotgun sequence genomic window carries:
- the LOC121757143 gene encoding copalyl diphosphate synthase 2, chloroplastic-like isoform X2, with translation MTIMSTLNLSTTTVTSRRLHQPAEVHLPEFYAVCAWLNSSIKHARLSCRIGRKQLSKLTECRGTYPSKKSSLTRALVTAVASLDASQVSEENPPLQVNNQIEDCIEHVKSLLTTSGDGRISVSPYDTSIVALIKDLEGRDAPQIPSCLEWIARHQKADGSWGDDFFCIYDRILNTLACVVALKSWNLRDDMMEKGVTYINENVHKLKDGNIEHMTSGFEIVFPALVQRAKNVGVQGLPYDHPLIKEIASIKEERLKKIPKDMIYQTPTSLLYSLEGIGDLEWENMLKLQSADGSFLTSPSSTAYVFMHTKDQKCFDFIQNAVKNCNGAPHTYPVDIFARLWAIDRLQRLGISRLFPQEIKTFLDHIKSVWTEKGVFSGRGSQFCEIDCTSMGVRLLRLHGYNVDPNVLEHFKQQDGKFSCYSGQMIESASPIYNLYRAAQLRFPGEEILEEASQFAYNFLQQKISNHQLQEKWVIYHHFIDEVKLGLKMPWYATLPRVEAAYYLQHYAGSGDVWIGKVFYRMPEISNDRYKELAILDFNRCQAQHQLEWTYMLEWYHKNSVCEFGISKRDLLRAYFLAAATIFEPERTQERLVWTKTQIVSRMITSFLNHGTALSLDQITLVTQIDGLDQAIGAMKDHGLAGTLLTTFQQLLDGFDRYTRLGLKNAWSQWILKLQQGEANSGDEAELLANTVNICTGLTAINGDVLSHLEYTTLSTLTNKICKRLSLIKDKKTLEVVDGGITDKELEQDTQALVKLALEENGGCIDRNIKQTFLSVFKTCYYSAYHDDETIDVHIFKVLFEPAV, from the exons atGACCATTATGTCTACTCTAAATTTGAGCACAACAACGGTTACCAGCCGCAGGCTGCACCAACCGGCAGAAGTTCACCTGCCGGAATTTTATGCCG TTTGCGCATGGCTGAATAGTAGCATCAAACACGCGCGATTGAGTTGTCGAATTGGTCGCAAGCAGCTATCGAAATTAACTGAATGTCGAGGTACGTACCCGAGCAAAAAAAGTAGTTTGACGAGAGCCTTGGTTACTGCGGTGGCAAGTTTGGATGCGTCCCAAGTGAGTGAAGAAAACCCTCCTCTTCAA GTGAACAATCAGATCGAGGACTGTATCGAGCATGTCAAGAGTCTGTTGACGACGTCGGGCGACGGGCGAATAAGCGTGTCTCCATACGACACGTCGATAGTCGCGCTAATCAAGGACTTGGAAGGGCGTGACGCCCCGCAGATCCCGTCGTGTCTTGAGTGGATAGCGCGGCACCAGAAGGCGGATGGCTCATGGGGGGATGACTTCTTCTGCATTTACGATCGGATTCTAAATACATTAGCGTGTGTGGTGGCCTTGAAATCATGGAACCTTCGCGATGACATGATGGAAAAAG GAGTGACGTACATCAATGAAAATGTGCACAAACTCAAAGATGGGAATATTGAGCACATGACATCGGGATTCGAGATCGTGTTTCCTGCCCTTGTCCAAAGAGCCAAAAACGTGGGCGTTCAAGGCCTTCCCTATGATCATCCCCTCATCAAGGAGATTGCTAGCATAAAAGAAGAAAGATTGAAAAA GATACCGAAGGATATGATATACCAAACGCCAACAAGTTTACTATACAGTTTAGAAGGGATAGGAGATTTGGAGTGGGAAAACATGCTGAAACTGCAGTCAGCCGATGGCTCCTTCCTCACTTCGCCGTCGTCCACCGCCTACGTCTTCATGCACACCAAAGACCAAAAATGCTTCGATTTCATTCAGAACGCCGTCAAGAATTGCAACGGTG CGCCACATACATATCCCGTGGATATTTTTGCAAGACTTTGGGCAATCGACAGACTACAACGCCTAGGAATTTCTCGTTTGTTCCCGCAAGAAATTAAGACTTTTTTAGATCACATCAAAAG TGTTTGGACAGAGAAGGGTGTATTCAGTGGGAGAGGTTCGCAATTTTGCGAAATTGATTGCACGTCCATGGGCGTCAGGCTTCTAAGACTGCACGGATACAATGTAGATCCAA ATGTACTTGAACATTTCAAGCAGCAAGACGGTAAATTTTCTTGCTACAGTGGTCAGATGATCGAGTCAGCATCTCCAATATACAATCTCTACAGAGCTGCCCAGCTTCGATTTCCCGGAGAAGAAATACTTGAGGAAGCCTCACAATTTGCATATAACTTTTTGCAACAAAAGATATCCAACCATCAACTTCAAGAAAAGTGGGTCATATACCACCACTTCATTGATGAG GTGAAGCTCGGGCTGAAGATGCCATGGTACGCAACTCTACCACGAGTTGAGGCTGCGTATTATCTACAACATTATGCTGGTTCGGGCGACGTATGGATAGGCAAGGTTTTCTACAG GATGCCAGAGATCAGCAACGACAGATACAAAGAGCTCGCGATACTGGATTTCAATAGATGCCAAGCACAACATCAGTTGGAATGGACTTACATGCTAGA ATGGTACCACAAAAATAGCGTTTGTGAATTTGGGATAAGCAAACGAGACTTGCTTCGTGCTTACTTTTTGGCTGCAGCAACCATTTTCGAACCCGAAAGAACACAAGAGAGGCTTGTGTGGACCAAAACTCAAATTGTTTCTAGGATGATCACATCATTTCTTAACCATGGAACTGCACTATCTTTGGACCAAATAACTCTTGTTACACAAATCGATGGCCTCGATCAAGCAATAGG TGCTATGAAAGATCATGGACTGGCTGGAACTCTGTTGACAACCTTCCAGCAACTTCTAGATGGTTTCGACAGATATACTCGCCTTGGACTGAAAAATGCT TGGAGCCAATGGATCCTGAAACTGCAACAAGGGGAGGCGAACAGCGGGGATGAGGCAGAGCTCCTAGCAAACACGGTCAACATCTGCACTGGTCTCACTGCAATCAATGGAGACGTATTGTCGCACCTTGAATACACGACTCTCTCAACCCTCACTAACAAAATATGCAAGCGGCTTAGCCTAATCAAAGATAAAAAG ACACTGGAAGTTGTGGACGGGGGCATAACGGATAAGGAGCTCGAACAGGATACGCAGGCGTTGGTGAAGTTGGCCCTTGAAGAAAATGGAGGTTGCATCGACAGAAACATCAAACAAACGTTTTTATCTGTTTTCAAGACTTGCTACTACAGCGCCTACCACGATGATGAGACCATCgatgttcatatttttaaagtactGTTTGAACCGGCTGTATGA
- the LOC121757143 gene encoding copalyl diphosphate synthase 2, chloroplastic-like isoform X1: protein MTIMSTLNLSTTTVTSRRLHQPAEVHLPEFYAVCAWLNSSIKHARLSCRIGRKQLSKLTECRGTYPSKKSSLTRALVTAVASLDASQVSEENPPLQVNNQIEDCIEHVKSLLTTSGDGRISVSPYDTSIVALIKDLEGRDAPQIPSCLEWIARHQKADGSWGDDFFCIYDRILNTLACVVALKSWNLRDDMMEKGVTYINENVHKLKDGNIEHMTSGFEIVFPALVQRAKNVGVQGLPYDHPLIKEIASIKEERLKKIPKDMIYQTPTSLLYSLEGIGDLEWENMLKLQSADGSFLTSPSSTAYVFMHTKDQKCFDFIQNAVKNCNGGAPHTYPVDIFARLWAIDRLQRLGISRLFPQEIKTFLDHIKSVWTEKGVFSGRGSQFCEIDCTSMGVRLLRLHGYNVDPNVLEHFKQQDGKFSCYSGQMIESASPIYNLYRAAQLRFPGEEILEEASQFAYNFLQQKISNHQLQEKWVIYHHFIDEVKLGLKMPWYATLPRVEAAYYLQHYAGSGDVWIGKVFYRMPEISNDRYKELAILDFNRCQAQHQLEWTYMLEWYHKNSVCEFGISKRDLLRAYFLAAATIFEPERTQERLVWTKTQIVSRMITSFLNHGTALSLDQITLVTQIDGLDQAIGAMKDHGLAGTLLTTFQQLLDGFDRYTRLGLKNAWSQWILKLQQGEANSGDEAELLANTVNICTGLTAINGDVLSHLEYTTLSTLTNKICKRLSLIKDKKTLEVVDGGITDKELEQDTQALVKLALEENGGCIDRNIKQTFLSVFKTCYYSAYHDDETIDVHIFKVLFEPAV, encoded by the exons atGACCATTATGTCTACTCTAAATTTGAGCACAACAACGGTTACCAGCCGCAGGCTGCACCAACCGGCAGAAGTTCACCTGCCGGAATTTTATGCCG TTTGCGCATGGCTGAATAGTAGCATCAAACACGCGCGATTGAGTTGTCGAATTGGTCGCAAGCAGCTATCGAAATTAACTGAATGTCGAGGTACGTACCCGAGCAAAAAAAGTAGTTTGACGAGAGCCTTGGTTACTGCGGTGGCAAGTTTGGATGCGTCCCAAGTGAGTGAAGAAAACCCTCCTCTTCAA GTGAACAATCAGATCGAGGACTGTATCGAGCATGTCAAGAGTCTGTTGACGACGTCGGGCGACGGGCGAATAAGCGTGTCTCCATACGACACGTCGATAGTCGCGCTAATCAAGGACTTGGAAGGGCGTGACGCCCCGCAGATCCCGTCGTGTCTTGAGTGGATAGCGCGGCACCAGAAGGCGGATGGCTCATGGGGGGATGACTTCTTCTGCATTTACGATCGGATTCTAAATACATTAGCGTGTGTGGTGGCCTTGAAATCATGGAACCTTCGCGATGACATGATGGAAAAAG GAGTGACGTACATCAATGAAAATGTGCACAAACTCAAAGATGGGAATATTGAGCACATGACATCGGGATTCGAGATCGTGTTTCCTGCCCTTGTCCAAAGAGCCAAAAACGTGGGCGTTCAAGGCCTTCCCTATGATCATCCCCTCATCAAGGAGATTGCTAGCATAAAAGAAGAAAGATTGAAAAA GATACCGAAGGATATGATATACCAAACGCCAACAAGTTTACTATACAGTTTAGAAGGGATAGGAGATTTGGAGTGGGAAAACATGCTGAAACTGCAGTCAGCCGATGGCTCCTTCCTCACTTCGCCGTCGTCCACCGCCTACGTCTTCATGCACACCAAAGACCAAAAATGCTTCGATTTCATTCAGAACGCCGTCAAGAATTGCAACGGTGGTG CGCCACATACATATCCCGTGGATATTTTTGCAAGACTTTGGGCAATCGACAGACTACAACGCCTAGGAATTTCTCGTTTGTTCCCGCAAGAAATTAAGACTTTTTTAGATCACATCAAAAG TGTTTGGACAGAGAAGGGTGTATTCAGTGGGAGAGGTTCGCAATTTTGCGAAATTGATTGCACGTCCATGGGCGTCAGGCTTCTAAGACTGCACGGATACAATGTAGATCCAA ATGTACTTGAACATTTCAAGCAGCAAGACGGTAAATTTTCTTGCTACAGTGGTCAGATGATCGAGTCAGCATCTCCAATATACAATCTCTACAGAGCTGCCCAGCTTCGATTTCCCGGAGAAGAAATACTTGAGGAAGCCTCACAATTTGCATATAACTTTTTGCAACAAAAGATATCCAACCATCAACTTCAAGAAAAGTGGGTCATATACCACCACTTCATTGATGAG GTGAAGCTCGGGCTGAAGATGCCATGGTACGCAACTCTACCACGAGTTGAGGCTGCGTATTATCTACAACATTATGCTGGTTCGGGCGACGTATGGATAGGCAAGGTTTTCTACAG GATGCCAGAGATCAGCAACGACAGATACAAAGAGCTCGCGATACTGGATTTCAATAGATGCCAAGCACAACATCAGTTGGAATGGACTTACATGCTAGA ATGGTACCACAAAAATAGCGTTTGTGAATTTGGGATAAGCAAACGAGACTTGCTTCGTGCTTACTTTTTGGCTGCAGCAACCATTTTCGAACCCGAAAGAACACAAGAGAGGCTTGTGTGGACCAAAACTCAAATTGTTTCTAGGATGATCACATCATTTCTTAACCATGGAACTGCACTATCTTTGGACCAAATAACTCTTGTTACACAAATCGATGGCCTCGATCAAGCAATAGG TGCTATGAAAGATCATGGACTGGCTGGAACTCTGTTGACAACCTTCCAGCAACTTCTAGATGGTTTCGACAGATATACTCGCCTTGGACTGAAAAATGCT TGGAGCCAATGGATCCTGAAACTGCAACAAGGGGAGGCGAACAGCGGGGATGAGGCAGAGCTCCTAGCAAACACGGTCAACATCTGCACTGGTCTCACTGCAATCAATGGAGACGTATTGTCGCACCTTGAATACACGACTCTCTCAACCCTCACTAACAAAATATGCAAGCGGCTTAGCCTAATCAAAGATAAAAAG ACACTGGAAGTTGTGGACGGGGGCATAACGGATAAGGAGCTCGAACAGGATACGCAGGCGTTGGTGAAGTTGGCCCTTGAAGAAAATGGAGGTTGCATCGACAGAAACATCAAACAAACGTTTTTATCTGTTTTCAAGACTTGCTACTACAGCGCCTACCACGATGATGAGACCATCgatgttcatatttttaaagtactGTTTGAACCGGCTGTATGA
- the LOC121757143 gene encoding copalyl diphosphate synthase 2, chloroplastic-like isoform X3 yields MTIMSTLNLSTTTVTSRRLHQPAEVHLPEFYAVCAWLNSSIKHARLSCRIGRKQLSKLTECRGTYPSKKSSLTRALVTAVASLDASQVNNQIEDCIEHVKSLLTTSGDGRISVSPYDTSIVALIKDLEGRDAPQIPSCLEWIARHQKADGSWGDDFFCIYDRILNTLACVVALKSWNLRDDMMEKGVTYINENVHKLKDGNIEHMTSGFEIVFPALVQRAKNVGVQGLPYDHPLIKEIASIKEERLKKIPKDMIYQTPTSLLYSLEGIGDLEWENMLKLQSADGSFLTSPSSTAYVFMHTKDQKCFDFIQNAVKNCNGGAPHTYPVDIFARLWAIDRLQRLGISRLFPQEIKTFLDHIKSVWTEKGVFSGRGSQFCEIDCTSMGVRLLRLHGYNVDPNVLEHFKQQDGKFSCYSGQMIESASPIYNLYRAAQLRFPGEEILEEASQFAYNFLQQKISNHQLQEKWVIYHHFIDEVKLGLKMPWYATLPRVEAAYYLQHYAGSGDVWIGKVFYRMPEISNDRYKELAILDFNRCQAQHQLEWTYMLEWYHKNSVCEFGISKRDLLRAYFLAAATIFEPERTQERLVWTKTQIVSRMITSFLNHGTALSLDQITLVTQIDGLDQAIGAMKDHGLAGTLLTTFQQLLDGFDRYTRLGLKNAWSQWILKLQQGEANSGDEAELLANTVNICTGLTAINGDVLSHLEYTTLSTLTNKICKRLSLIKDKKTLEVVDGGITDKELEQDTQALVKLALEENGGCIDRNIKQTFLSVFKTCYYSAYHDDETIDVHIFKVLFEPAV; encoded by the exons atGACCATTATGTCTACTCTAAATTTGAGCACAACAACGGTTACCAGCCGCAGGCTGCACCAACCGGCAGAAGTTCACCTGCCGGAATTTTATGCCG TTTGCGCATGGCTGAATAGTAGCATCAAACACGCGCGATTGAGTTGTCGAATTGGTCGCAAGCAGCTATCGAAATTAACTGAATGTCGAGGTACGTACCCGAGCAAAAAAAGTAGTTTGACGAGAGCCTTGGTTACTGCGGTGGCAAGTTTGGATGCGTCCCAA GTGAACAATCAGATCGAGGACTGTATCGAGCATGTCAAGAGTCTGTTGACGACGTCGGGCGACGGGCGAATAAGCGTGTCTCCATACGACACGTCGATAGTCGCGCTAATCAAGGACTTGGAAGGGCGTGACGCCCCGCAGATCCCGTCGTGTCTTGAGTGGATAGCGCGGCACCAGAAGGCGGATGGCTCATGGGGGGATGACTTCTTCTGCATTTACGATCGGATTCTAAATACATTAGCGTGTGTGGTGGCCTTGAAATCATGGAACCTTCGCGATGACATGATGGAAAAAG GAGTGACGTACATCAATGAAAATGTGCACAAACTCAAAGATGGGAATATTGAGCACATGACATCGGGATTCGAGATCGTGTTTCCTGCCCTTGTCCAAAGAGCCAAAAACGTGGGCGTTCAAGGCCTTCCCTATGATCATCCCCTCATCAAGGAGATTGCTAGCATAAAAGAAGAAAGATTGAAAAA GATACCGAAGGATATGATATACCAAACGCCAACAAGTTTACTATACAGTTTAGAAGGGATAGGAGATTTGGAGTGGGAAAACATGCTGAAACTGCAGTCAGCCGATGGCTCCTTCCTCACTTCGCCGTCGTCCACCGCCTACGTCTTCATGCACACCAAAGACCAAAAATGCTTCGATTTCATTCAGAACGCCGTCAAGAATTGCAACGGTGGTG CGCCACATACATATCCCGTGGATATTTTTGCAAGACTTTGGGCAATCGACAGACTACAACGCCTAGGAATTTCTCGTTTGTTCCCGCAAGAAATTAAGACTTTTTTAGATCACATCAAAAG TGTTTGGACAGAGAAGGGTGTATTCAGTGGGAGAGGTTCGCAATTTTGCGAAATTGATTGCACGTCCATGGGCGTCAGGCTTCTAAGACTGCACGGATACAATGTAGATCCAA ATGTACTTGAACATTTCAAGCAGCAAGACGGTAAATTTTCTTGCTACAGTGGTCAGATGATCGAGTCAGCATCTCCAATATACAATCTCTACAGAGCTGCCCAGCTTCGATTTCCCGGAGAAGAAATACTTGAGGAAGCCTCACAATTTGCATATAACTTTTTGCAACAAAAGATATCCAACCATCAACTTCAAGAAAAGTGGGTCATATACCACCACTTCATTGATGAG GTGAAGCTCGGGCTGAAGATGCCATGGTACGCAACTCTACCACGAGTTGAGGCTGCGTATTATCTACAACATTATGCTGGTTCGGGCGACGTATGGATAGGCAAGGTTTTCTACAG GATGCCAGAGATCAGCAACGACAGATACAAAGAGCTCGCGATACTGGATTTCAATAGATGCCAAGCACAACATCAGTTGGAATGGACTTACATGCTAGA ATGGTACCACAAAAATAGCGTTTGTGAATTTGGGATAAGCAAACGAGACTTGCTTCGTGCTTACTTTTTGGCTGCAGCAACCATTTTCGAACCCGAAAGAACACAAGAGAGGCTTGTGTGGACCAAAACTCAAATTGTTTCTAGGATGATCACATCATTTCTTAACCATGGAACTGCACTATCTTTGGACCAAATAACTCTTGTTACACAAATCGATGGCCTCGATCAAGCAATAGG TGCTATGAAAGATCATGGACTGGCTGGAACTCTGTTGACAACCTTCCAGCAACTTCTAGATGGTTTCGACAGATATACTCGCCTTGGACTGAAAAATGCT TGGAGCCAATGGATCCTGAAACTGCAACAAGGGGAGGCGAACAGCGGGGATGAGGCAGAGCTCCTAGCAAACACGGTCAACATCTGCACTGGTCTCACTGCAATCAATGGAGACGTATTGTCGCACCTTGAATACACGACTCTCTCAACCCTCACTAACAAAATATGCAAGCGGCTTAGCCTAATCAAAGATAAAAAG ACACTGGAAGTTGTGGACGGGGGCATAACGGATAAGGAGCTCGAACAGGATACGCAGGCGTTGGTGAAGTTGGCCCTTGAAGAAAATGGAGGTTGCATCGACAGAAACATCAAACAAACGTTTTTATCTGTTTTCAAGACTTGCTACTACAGCGCCTACCACGATGATGAGACCATCgatgttcatatttttaaagtactGTTTGAACCGGCTGTATGA